A genomic stretch from Sphingobacterium sp. ML3W includes:
- a CDS encoding DNA topoisomerase IV subunit B, with protein sequence MSTYNEDSIRSLDWKEHIRLRPGMYIGKLGDGSAYDDGIYVLLKEVVDNSIDEFVMGAGKTIDITVNENKVSVRDYGRGIPIGSVVDVVSKINTGGKYDSKAFQKSVGLNGVGTKAVNALSSQFTVQSYRQNITRIAQFSKGELVNDEQKDTTQRNGTSVTFYPDDSIFRNYKYRSEFVENMIWNYVFLNSGLTINFNGQRFISENGLKDLLERNIDAESMRYPIIHLRGEDIEIAMTHGQQYGEEYYSFVNGQHTTQGGTHQAAFREALVKTIREFYKKEFDASDIRSSIIGAIAIKVQEPVFESQTKTKLGSQSVGPEGPTVRGFINDFLKKALDDYLHKNPSTADALQKRILQSERERKDIAGIKKLANERAKKASLHNRKLRDCKVHFSDKNERNQETTLFITEGDSASGSITKSRDVQTQAVFSLKGKPLNSYGMSKKIVYENEEFNLLQHALNIEDGLDGLRYNNIVIATDADVDGMHIRLLLLTFFLQFFPDLVKAGHVSILQTPLFRVRNKKETIYCYSDEERQKAIAKLGAKPEITRFKGLGEISPSEFGLFIGKDIRLDPVILSKDNKIQQLLEYYMGKNTPDRQKHIVENLRVEVDLEEELTKKAG encoded by the coding sequence ATGAGTACATATAACGAAGACAGTATTAGGTCCCTGGATTGGAAAGAGCATATCCGCCTTCGTCCGGGAATGTACATAGGAAAATTGGGGGACGGTTCGGCCTACGATGATGGCATCTATGTCTTATTGAAGGAAGTTGTCGACAACTCGATTGACGAATTTGTGATGGGTGCCGGTAAAACCATTGATATTACTGTAAACGAAAACAAAGTTTCAGTACGCGATTATGGCCGTGGAATTCCGATTGGCTCTGTCGTAGATGTAGTTTCCAAAATCAATACAGGTGGTAAATATGACAGCAAGGCCTTCCAAAAATCCGTTGGATTAAATGGTGTGGGTACAAAAGCCGTCAATGCATTATCCAGCCAGTTTACGGTACAATCCTACCGCCAAAATATAACGCGTATCGCGCAGTTTTCCAAGGGGGAATTGGTAAATGACGAACAGAAAGACACTACCCAACGTAATGGTACATCGGTAACATTCTATCCAGATGATTCTATTTTCAGAAACTACAAATACCGTTCAGAATTTGTAGAGAATATGATCTGGAATTATGTTTTTCTGAACTCAGGTCTTACGATCAACTTCAATGGACAGCGATTTATTTCTGAGAATGGATTAAAAGATCTATTAGAAAGGAATATTGACGCAGAATCCATGCGCTATCCAATCATTCACCTACGTGGGGAGGATATCGAGATTGCAATGACCCATGGTCAACAATATGGAGAAGAATATTATTCCTTTGTTAATGGTCAGCATACCACACAAGGGGGAACACATCAAGCAGCATTCCGCGAAGCACTTGTAAAAACCATTCGCGAGTTCTACAAAAAAGAATTTGATGCATCAGATATTCGATCCTCGATTATTGGTGCCATCGCCATAAAAGTACAGGAACCGGTTTTCGAATCCCAGACAAAAACAAAATTGGGCTCTCAGAGTGTAGGCCCAGAAGGCCCAACTGTAAGAGGGTTTATCAATGACTTTCTCAAAAAAGCATTGGATGATTACCTACATAAAAATCCAAGTACTGCCGATGCGCTTCAAAAGCGTATTCTCCAATCTGAAAGAGAACGGAAGGATATTGCAGGGATCAAAAAACTAGCGAATGAAAGGGCTAAAAAGGCCTCTTTACACAACCGCAAATTGCGTGACTGTAAAGTCCATTTCAGCGATAAAAACGAGCGTAACCAAGAAACGACACTTTTCATAACAGAGGGTGACTCCGCTTCAGGTTCGATCACCAAATCACGTGACGTACAGACTCAAGCCGTTTTCAGCTTAAAAGGAAAACCGTTGAACTCTTATGGCATGTCCAAAAAGATCGTTTATGAAAACGAAGAGTTCAATCTCTTGCAGCACGCCCTAAATATTGAAGATGGGTTAGATGGACTACGTTATAATAATATCGTTATCGCTACAGATGCTGATGTCGATGGAATGCACATCCGTCTTCTGTTATTGACCTTTTTCTTACAGTTTTTCCCTGATTTGGTCAAAGCGGGACATGTATCTATTCTCCAAACACCATTATTCAGGGTTCGGAACAAAAAAGAGACGATCTACTGTTACTCGGATGAAGAAAGACAAAAAGCAATTGCAAAACTAGGAGCTAAGCCTGAGATCACGCGATTTAAAGGTTTAGGTGAAATATCGCCCTCTGAGTTTGGACTCTTTATCGGAAAAGATATCCGTCTTGACCCCGTTATTTTATCAAAAGACAATAAAATTCAACAACTATTAGAATATTACATGGGCAAAAATACACCAGATCGACAAAAACATATTGTCGAAAATCTACGTGTAGAAGTAGACCTTGAAGAAGAACTAACAAAAAAAGCGGGTTAA
- a CDS encoding SPFH domain-containing protein — MGLFDKIRNEFIDIIEWVDNSTDTIVWKFPRYQNEIKMGAQLTVREGQAAVFLNEGVVADVFQPGRYELTTQNMPIMTTIRGWKYGFNSPFKADVYFINLRQFVNQRWGTKNPIMLRDPEFGPIRLRAFGNFSFQVKDVPVFMKQLVATTPVFTVDDITEQLRNIAVSRGMDAIAESKIPALDLASNYDEVSALIQQKITGDFEEIGLSLTKFLIENISFPEEVEKALDKRSSMGVVGNLGAYAQFQAANSMEKAAENPSSGGIVGAGFGAGLGAGMVGQMGNVFQPNNFDGNNPTGVASAGAVAAGSAGPPPLPKAVAYYLAIKGKQEGPFDQEQLRGLVGEGTLTTSTLVWKEGLDNWTEADKVVELKDLFSQTPPPIPGV; from the coding sequence ATGGGGTTATTTGATAAAATCAGGAATGAATTTATTGATATTATCGAGTGGGTCGATAATAGTACTGATACGATCGTATGGAAATTTCCTAGGTATCAGAATGAAATAAAAATGGGCGCACAACTTACTGTACGTGAGGGGCAGGCAGCGGTGTTTTTAAATGAGGGTGTGGTCGCCGATGTATTCCAACCCGGAAGATATGAATTGACGACACAAAACATGCCGATTATGACAACCATCAGAGGTTGGAAGTACGGCTTTAATAGCCCGTTTAAGGCTGATGTCTATTTTATTAACCTACGTCAGTTTGTCAATCAACGTTGGGGAACAAAAAATCCGATTATGTTGCGTGACCCTGAATTTGGACCGATACGTCTTCGTGCTTTTGGAAATTTTTCATTCCAAGTGAAAGATGTCCCTGTTTTTATGAAACAGCTGGTTGCGACGACTCCTGTATTTACTGTAGATGATATTACTGAGCAATTGCGCAATATTGCTGTGTCAAGAGGTATGGATGCTATTGCGGAATCAAAAATTCCAGCGTTGGATTTAGCCTCTAACTACGATGAAGTTTCCGCATTGATTCAACAAAAAATTACTGGAGATTTTGAGGAGATCGGATTGAGCTTGACCAAATTTCTGATTGAGAATATCTCATTTCCAGAAGAAGTGGAAAAAGCACTGGATAAAAGAAGTAGTATGGGCGTGGTTGGGAACCTTGGTGCTTATGCGCAATTTCAAGCAGCCAATTCGATGGAGAAAGCAGCGGAAAATCCAAGCAGTGGTGGTATTGTTGGCGCAGGCTTTGGTGCAGGTTTGGGTGCTGGGATGGTTGGACAAATGGGCAATGTATTCCAACCGAATAATTTTGACGGGAATAACCCTACTGGTGTTGCCAGTGCGGGAGCTGTTGCAGCAGGATCAGCTGGGCCACCGCCATTACCCAAGGCCGTTGCTTATTACCTGGCTATAAAAGGCAAGCAGGAGGGACCTTTCGATCAGGAACAATTACGTGGATTAGTGGGTGAAGGTACGCTTACCACATCAACGTTAGTATGGAAGGAAGGGCTAGATAACTGGACTGAGGCCGATAAAGTTGTAGAATTGAAGGATTTGTTTTCACAGACCCCGCCACCAATTCCTGGAGTTTAG
- a CDS encoding cupin domain-containing protein, translated as MAIDKTALFEKVQEMLTSKGFNIEKSDAARPWGGFFVIDESQAQEFANEYFGGLDVQELRISGKLSPKILIVAPDKRLSWQYHHRRAEIWRVIQGNVGVMVSDTDEESVVSTLKEGETIRLRQGQRHRLIGLDGFGILAEIWQHTDANNPSDEDDIVRVQDDFGR; from the coding sequence ATGGCTATAGATAAAACCGCATTATTTGAAAAAGTGCAAGAGATGTTGACATCCAAAGGATTCAACATTGAGAAGTCGGATGCAGCGCGCCCTTGGGGTGGCTTTTTTGTCATCGACGAATCCCAGGCACAAGAGTTCGCAAATGAGTATTTTGGTGGATTGGATGTTCAGGAGTTAAGAATTTCAGGAAAATTAAGCCCAAAAATTCTGATCGTTGCTCCAGACAAGAGACTTTCTTGGCAATACCACCACCGCCGCGCTGAAATCTGGCGTGTTATTCAAGGCAACGTAGGTGTTATGGTTTCTGATACAGATGAGGAGTCAGTGGTATCTACTTTGAAAGAAGGTGAAACGATCAGATTACGTCAGGGACAACGTCACCGTCTAATTGGCTTGGATGGCTTTGGTATTTTGGCAGAAATTTGGCAACATACCGATGCGAACAACCCCTCAGATGAAGACGATATTGTTCGTGTTCAAGACGACTTTGGAAGATAG
- a CDS encoding helix-turn-helix domain-containing protein, with the protein MSNFQVDRENTAFMQAVAFVNQTNQNVFITGKAGTGKTTFLKYIREHSYKKMAITAPTGVAAMNAGGTTLHSLFWLPFGTFVEDYELRWDEQDSHIYNKSRLFSTIKLTKQRRAILQELELLIIDEVSMVRADTLDAINVILQSVRRDMRPFGGLQVLFIGDLYQLPPVVKDAEWNILRDHYSSVFFFNAKILRDSPLVMLELNKIYRQQDEGFISILNAIRNNQCTSEMLTTLNGYYQQDFVPKEEEQYITLTSHNRNADEINSAKLASLSGKMLNLKAVVKDDFAQGSYPAEETLSLKIGAQVMFIRNDSGDERKYYNGKIGTVKHIDTTQGTVSVTFPDGSDEVTVKRETWENIRYNYDKGQDQIKEEILGTFSQFPLRLAWAITIHKSQGLTFQKAIIDAGTSFAAGQVYVALSRLTSLDGLVLKSIIPSYAIRTDYQVVEFAQRAHSQSSINEILEQCQRNYLGQILMNGFRWDGLLVETSELLKSMDERNIDGKEQAVQFFQEIVKQLQTQEKVAHKFIVVLYDLLRDKDAIDYDLICERSTAAVNWFLPRMDKDLIAALTKHIEEYQIRKRTKKYVDELKAILLDYKRKREQLQHCLIIAETLSKREDFQTAMLDVAAQVKTKEKDELAAQSADEEGAKKLDTKDISLEMFKEGMSIADIASKRGMVAGTIYGHLINFVGTEVEATELIDQEKLDRILDVIRANPDKSSSELKMLLGADIDYPDIKIGQKVLGL; encoded by the coding sequence ATGTCAAATTTTCAAGTCGATCGAGAAAACACAGCATTTATGCAGGCTGTTGCATTTGTTAACCAAACCAATCAGAATGTATTTATTACAGGAAAAGCAGGTACGGGAAAGACGACTTTCTTGAAGTATATTCGTGAGCATAGCTATAAGAAAATGGCGATTACTGCGCCAACGGGAGTAGCTGCCATGAATGCTGGTGGGACGACACTTCACTCTTTATTTTGGCTTCCTTTCGGAACGTTTGTTGAAGATTATGAGTTGCGCTGGGATGAGCAGGATAGTCATATTTATAATAAATCGCGTTTGTTCAGTACAATAAAGCTAACGAAACAACGTCGGGCGATTTTACAGGAACTTGAGTTATTGATTATCGATGAGGTTTCGATGGTACGGGCAGATACATTGGATGCGATCAATGTGATATTACAATCTGTTCGTCGCGATATGCGTCCGTTCGGGGGATTACAGGTATTATTTATTGGCGATTTATATCAATTGCCTCCAGTGGTCAAAGATGCGGAATGGAATATTCTCCGCGATCATTATTCGTCTGTATTCTTCTTCAATGCGAAGATTCTAAGGGACAGCCCTTTGGTCATGCTAGAGCTTAATAAAATTTATCGTCAGCAGGATGAAGGGTTTATTTCAATATTGAATGCGATACGGAATAATCAATGTACCAGTGAAATGCTAACCACCTTAAATGGCTATTACCAACAGGATTTTGTGCCAAAAGAGGAGGAGCAATATATTACATTGACATCCCATAATCGGAATGCGGATGAGATCAACAGTGCAAAATTGGCTTCGTTGTCGGGAAAGATGCTTAATTTAAAAGCCGTTGTGAAGGATGACTTTGCGCAAGGATCTTATCCTGCCGAGGAAACGCTGTCCTTAAAAATAGGAGCACAGGTGATGTTCATTCGGAATGATTCTGGTGATGAGCGGAAGTATTACAATGGTAAGATCGGTACGGTAAAACATATTGATACAACACAAGGAACAGTATCAGTTACTTTTCCTGACGGTTCTGACGAGGTGACAGTCAAAAGAGAGACCTGGGAAAATATCCGTTATAATTATGATAAAGGGCAGGATCAAATCAAAGAAGAGATCTTGGGGACATTTTCTCAATTTCCTTTGCGACTGGCTTGGGCTATTACAATCCATAAGAGCCAGGGTCTGACTTTTCAGAAAGCAATTATTGATGCGGGTACCTCGTTTGCGGCCGGACAGGTCTATGTTGCGTTAAGCCGTTTGACGAGTTTGGACGGGCTTGTACTTAAATCCATTATTCCATCTTATGCCATTCGTACAGATTATCAGGTGGTCGAGTTTGCGCAACGAGCGCATTCCCAGTCCAGTATTAACGAAATATTGGAACAGTGCCAACGAAATTATCTGGGACAGATTTTGATGAATGGTTTTCGGTGGGATGGCCTTTTGGTGGAAACTTCGGAATTGCTGAAATCAATGGATGAACGCAATATCGATGGGAAAGAGCAGGCTGTTCAATTTTTTCAGGAGATCGTTAAACAGCTCCAGACACAGGAGAAGGTGGCCCACAAATTTATCGTTGTCCTTTATGATCTCCTTAGGGATAAGGATGCGATTGATTATGACCTGATTTGCGAGCGTTCTACTGCCGCTGTAAATTGGTTTTTACCACGGATGGATAAGGATCTTATTGCGGCCCTGACAAAGCATATTGAAGAATATCAGATCCGCAAGCGGACAAAGAAATATGTTGATGAATTGAAAGCAATATTGTTGGATTATAAGCGGAAACGTGAGCAGTTGCAACATTGTCTAATTATTGCCGAAACGCTATCCAAAAGAGAAGATTTTCAAACAGCTATGCTTGATGTAGCTGCTCAGGTCAAGACAAAAGAAAAAGATGAATTGGCCGCACAAAGCGCTGACGAAGAAGGAGCTAAAAAGCTGGATACAAAGGATATTTCGTTAGAAATGTTTAAAGAGGGGATGAGTATCGCTGATATTGCGAGCAAGCGTGGGATGGTCGCTGGTACAATCTATGGGCATCTGATTAATTTTGTAGGGACAGAGGTAGAGGCAACAGAATTAATTGATCAAGAAAAGCTTGACCGCATCCTTGATGTCATTCGTGCAAATCCAGACAAATCATCTTCTGAACTGAAGATGTTGTTGGGGGCAGATATCGATTATCCTGATATTAAAATTGGACAAAAAGTTTTAGGATTGTAG
- a CDS encoding AtpZ/AtpI family protein: MKEEKTNKKINKWIVFTSMPIQMGVTIYLFYWVGSWLDNKYAIAGEWGMKGLTLLGVVVSLYQFIRQANQINKNE, from the coding sequence TTGAAAGAGGAGAAAACCAATAAGAAAATTAACAAATGGATTGTATTTACTTCCATGCCGATTCAGATGGGCGTGACAATATATTTATTTTATTGGGTCGGGAGTTGGTTAGATAATAAATATGCCATTGCGGGTGAATGGGGAATGAAGGGATTGACGTTGTTGGGAGTGGTTGTATCCTTGTATCAGTTCATCAGGCAGGCAAATCAAATTAATAAGAATGAATAG
- the atpB gene encoding F0F1 ATP synthase subunit A has translation MVNLKRALLLFAVIFLAVNPFTLKAAEEAHGDAPKTQAEEIKEYSQHHLQDDHYFSLFSDQKAGKHYGFPLPVILIDNGLFVFSSGEFHHGESVVEKNGQYYTLYHGKIYKTDAAGTLNFDEAHHPTNAKPLDFSITKNVVGLLLAAFLLFWGFICLAKTYKKGVNNLPKGVGRVLEPLVLYVRDEMAVPNIGHRYKEFMPYLLSVFFLIFVLNLLGMTPLGFNVTGNITVTLCLALFTFFITNFKANKDYWKHIFWMPGVPVPFKFILAPIEVLGMFTKPFSLMLRLFANITAGHSVVMGLIAIVYLFQQQLTVGGSIGVSMLLTLVLFFLELLVAFLQAFIFTMLSSLFIGMAVEEHAHH, from the coding sequence ATGGTGAATCTTAAGAGAGCACTTTTATTATTTGCAGTAATTTTTCTTGCTGTCAATCCTTTTACCTTAAAAGCAGCTGAGGAAGCGCATGGGGATGCGCCTAAAACCCAAGCTGAGGAAATCAAAGAGTATAGTCAACATCACTTACAGGATGATCATTATTTTTCTTTGTTCTCCGATCAAAAAGCAGGAAAACATTATGGTTTTCCATTGCCAGTAATTCTTATTGATAATGGATTGTTTGTTTTTTCTTCTGGCGAGTTTCATCATGGCGAGTCTGTTGTGGAGAAAAACGGTCAATACTATACACTTTACCATGGCAAAATCTATAAAACGGACGCTGCAGGTACCTTAAACTTTGATGAAGCACATCACCCTACGAATGCAAAACCTTTAGATTTCTCGATTACAAAGAATGTGGTGGGCCTGTTATTGGCAGCATTCTTATTGTTCTGGGGTTTCATATGTCTGGCTAAAACATATAAGAAAGGTGTCAATAACCTTCCTAAAGGTGTTGGTCGTGTTTTAGAACCATTGGTTTTATATGTACGTGATGAGATGGCTGTTCCAAATATTGGTCATCGTTATAAAGAATTTATGCCTTATCTTTTATCTGTGTTTTTCTTGATCTTTGTTTTAAACTTGTTGGGTATGACTCCACTAGGTTTTAACGTGACGGGAAATATTACAGTCACTTTATGTTTGGCTTTATTCACTTTCTTTATTACCAACTTTAAGGCTAATAAAGATTATTGGAAACACATTTTTTGGATGCCAGGTGTTCCAGTTCCTTTCAAATTTATTTTGGCGCCAATTGAGGTGTTGGGTATGTTTACAAAACCTTTCTCCTTGATGTTGCGTTTGTTTGCGAATATTACTGCTGGTCACTCCGTTGTAATGGGTTTGATCGCAATCGTATATTTATTTCAACAACAGTTGACTGTCGGTGGTAGTATCGGGGTGTCGATGTTGTTGACATTAGTGTTGTTTTTCTTGGAGTTACTGGTTGCGTTTTTGCAGGCCTTTATCTTTACAATGTTGTCATCTTTATTTATCGGAATGGCTGTTGAAGAACACGCACATCATTAA
- the atpE gene encoding ATP synthase F0 subunit C, giving the protein MYNLIGAGLIVIGAGLGLGKIGGSAMEAIARQPEAASKIQTAMIIIGALVEGLAFGALILGK; this is encoded by the coding sequence ATGTACAACTTAATTGGAGCAGGTTTAATCGTAATCGGTGCAGGTTTAGGTTTAGGTAAAATCGGTGGTTCAGCTATGGAAGCTATCGCTCGTCAACCAGAAGCAGCATCTAAAATTCAAACTGCGATGATCATCATTGGTGCCTTAGTTGAAGGTTTAGCATTCGGTGCTTTAATCTTAGGTAAATAA
- a CDS encoding F0F1 ATP synthase subunit B, whose amino-acid sequence MEALINQFSYGLFFWQLIILLVVIFLLGKFAWKPIVNALDEREQGIANALEAAEKAKLEMARLTNENEQLLKEARAERDVILKEAKELKEKIVAEARTQAQYEGAKMIAQAKEEIEEQKNKALAEVKSQVSSLSLDIARKVLTKEFEDQGKQEALVADLLNDVKLN is encoded by the coding sequence ATGGAAGCATTAATTAATCAGTTCTCGTACGGTTTGTTCTTTTGGCAACTAATCATCTTATTGGTTGTGATCTTTTTATTGGGCAAGTTTGCTTGGAAACCTATCGTCAACGCTTTGGATGAACGTGAGCAAGGGATTGCGAATGCATTGGAAGCTGCTGAGAAGGCTAAATTAGAAATGGCTCGTTTGACAAATGAGAACGAACAATTGCTTAAAGAGGCTCGTGCGGAACGTGATGTTATCCTTAAAGAAGCAAAAGAGCTAAAAGAGAAAATCGTTGCTGAAGCAAGAACACAGGCACAATATGAAGGTGCTAAAATGATTGCTCAAGCGAAAGAGGAGATCGAAGAACAAAAGAATAAAGCTTTGGCTGAGGTAAAATCACAAGTTTCTTCTTTGTCTTTGGATATCGCTCGTAAAGTGTTAACAAAAGAATTTGAGGACCAAGGTAAGCAAGAAGCTTTAGTGGCAGATTTGCTGAATGATGTTAAATTGAACTAA
- a CDS encoding F0F1 ATP synthase subunit delta, translating to MSVFKVASRYAKSLIDLASEQGSLETIKTDMDSFIAVLKSSSELQAVLANPIVPLDKKKNILDALFKDKINPNILAFFKIMINKGRGTIVYATAQEFVREYNEVKGIVKATVTSAAPLSEANLAAMKDVLAKETNAQVILNNKVDSSLIGGFVVNVGDRQIDASIAGKLNKLERYLNQGN from the coding sequence ATGTCAGTATTTAAAGTAGCATCGAGATATGCAAAGTCATTAATTGACTTGGCTAGCGAGCAAGGCTCACTGGAGACCATCAAGACAGATATGGATTCGTTCATTGCTGTTTTAAAATCCAGTTCGGAATTGCAGGCTGTTTTGGCCAATCCTATTGTTCCTTTGGACAAGAAGAAAAACATATTGGATGCTTTATTTAAAGATAAGATCAATCCGAATATCTTGGCATTCTTTAAGATCATGATCAACAAAGGTCGTGGTACAATAGTATATGCTACTGCTCAGGAATTTGTCCGTGAGTATAACGAGGTAAAAGGTATTGTGAAAGCTACAGTTACATCTGCAGCGCCACTTTCTGAAGCTAATTTGGCAGCGATGAAAGATGTACTTGCAAAAGAAACCAACGCTCAGGTGATATTGAACAATAAAGTCGATAGCAGTTTGATCGGTGGATTTGTAGTCAATGTTGGCGACCGCCAGATTGATGCAAGTATTGCTGGTAAGTTGAATAAATTAGAAAGATATTTGAATCAGGGTAACTAA
- the atpA gene encoding F0F1 ATP synthase subunit alpha yields MIEVRPDEVSAILREQLSGFKSEAELEEVGTVLAVGDGIARIYGLTKVQSGELVEFDNGLQGIVLNLEEDNVGVVLLGPSDEIKEGDTIKRTNRIASIKVGEGLLGRVVNTLGQPIDGKGPIQGELYEMPIERKAPGVIYRQPVTEPLQTGIKAIDAMIPVGRGQRELVIGDRQTGKTAVCIDTILNQKEFYDAGQPVFCIYVAVGQKNSTVANIVRTLEERGAMAYTVVVAASAADPAPLQFYAPMAGAAIGEFFRDTGRPALIVYDDLSKQAVAYREVSLLLRRPPGREAYPGDVFYLHSRLLERAAKINSSDDIARNMNDLPESIKHLVKGGGSLTALPIIETQAGDVSAYIPTNVISITDGQIFLESNLFNAGIRPAINVGISVSRVGGNAQIKPMKKVSGTLKLDQAQYRELEAFAKFGSDLDAATKAVLDKGVRNVEILKQGQYSPVSVEKQVAIIYIGTKGLLRNVPVNKVREFEEEFLTQLEQRHPEVLSAFKAGKFSDELTAVLEKVAKDLASKY; encoded by the coding sequence ATGATAGAGGTAAGACCAGATGAAGTTTCGGCAATTCTAAGAGAACAATTGTCGGGCTTTAAATCAGAAGCCGAACTAGAGGAAGTGGGTACCGTACTTGCTGTAGGTGACGGTATTGCTCGTATTTACGGCTTAACTAAAGTTCAGTCCGGTGAGTTGGTTGAATTTGATAACGGATTACAAGGTATTGTATTAAACTTAGAAGAAGACAACGTCGGTGTTGTACTTTTAGGTCCTTCTGACGAAATTAAAGAAGGAGATACTATTAAACGTACCAACCGTATTGCATCCATCAAAGTTGGAGAAGGTTTGTTGGGACGTGTTGTGAATACATTGGGTCAACCAATTGATGGTAAAGGGCCTATCCAAGGTGAATTGTATGAAATGCCTATTGAGCGTAAAGCTCCGGGTGTTATCTATCGTCAACCGGTAACTGAGCCATTACAAACAGGTATCAAAGCGATTGATGCGATGATTCCAGTAGGTCGTGGTCAACGTGAGTTGGTAATCGGTGACCGTCAAACAGGTAAAACTGCGGTTTGTATCGATACGATCTTAAACCAAAAAGAATTCTATGATGCAGGTCAACCTGTATTCTGTATCTACGTTGCTGTAGGTCAAAAGAATTCTACTGTAGCGAATATCGTTCGTACATTGGAGGAAAGAGGAGCAATGGCTTATACAGTTGTAGTCGCTGCTTCTGCGGCGGATCCTGCTCCACTTCAATTCTACGCGCCAATGGCGGGTGCTGCTATCGGTGAGTTCTTCCGTGATACAGGTCGTCCAGCGTTGATCGTTTATGATGATTTGTCTAAACAAGCTGTGGCTTACCGTGAGGTTTCTTTATTGTTACGTCGTCCTCCAGGCCGCGAAGCATACCCAGGTGACGTATTCTACTTACACAGCCGTTTATTAGAGCGTGCAGCGAAAATCAACTCTTCTGATGATATCGCTCGTAACATGAATGACCTTCCTGAGTCTATCAAGCATTTGGTTAAAGGTGGTGGTTCATTGACAGCTCTTCCGATCATTGAAACACAAGCAGGTGACGTTTCGGCATATATCCCTACCAACGTAATCTCTATTACAGATGGTCAGATCTTCTTGGAGTCTAACTTATTTAATGCTGGTATTCGTCCGGCGATCAACGTAGGTATTTCGGTATCTCGTGTGGGTGGTAACGCTCAGATCAAACCGATGAAAAAAGTATCAGGTACATTAAAGTTGGATCAAGCGCAGTACCGTGAATTGGAAGCTTTCGCGAAATTCGGTTCTGATCTAGATGCCGCTACTAAGGCTGTATTGGATAAAGGTGTTCGTAACGTTGAGATCTTGAAACAAGGTCAATACTCTCCAGTTTCTGTAGAGAAACAAGTTGCGATCATTTACATTGGAACGAAAGGTTTATTGCGTAATGTTCCAGTAAATAAAGTAAGAGAGTTTGAAGAAGAATTCTTGACACAGTTGGAACAACGTCATCCAGAAGTTTTGTCAGCGTTCAAAGCTGGTAAATTCTCTGATGAGTTGACTGCAGTATTAGAAAAAGTAGCTAAGGATTTAGCATCAAAATATTAA